A region of Bacillus rossius redtenbacheri isolate Brsri chromosome 2, Brsri_v3, whole genome shotgun sequence DNA encodes the following proteins:
- the LOC134528827 gene encoding uncharacterized protein LOC134528827: MWKLSKSQVMLRALNRLLVNRRMARALNRCRVNHRVAQALNRRRAYRRVVQALNRQRANRRVVQVLNRRRANRRVVQALNRRRANPRLAQALNRRRANRRVVQALNRRRANRRVVQALNRRRANRRVVQALNRRRANRRVVQALNRLRANRRVAQALNRRRANRRVVQALNRRRANRRVVQALNRQRANRRVVQALNRRRANRRVVQALNRQRANRRVVQALNRWTVNRRVARALNRQQANRRVVQALNRQQANRRVVQALNRWTANRRLLQVDRSTTQLFRCGHTSWTTPLCSVLIFMNKCIFRGHLVMMVALDAAVPLVFFVDAVVVVVHVATGVVVPFEILC, from the exons ATGTGGAAGTTGTCCAAGAGCCAGGTCATGCTCCGGGCGCTCAACCGGTTGCTGGTCAACCGCAGGATGGCCCGGGCGCTCAACAGGTGCAGGGTCAACCACAGGGTGGCCCAGGCGCTCAACCGGCGGCGGGCCTACCGCAGGGTGGTCCAGGCGCTCAACCGGCAGCGGGCCAACCGCAGGGTGGTCCAGGTGCTCAACCGGCGGCGGGCCAACCGCAGGGTGGTCCAGGCGCTCAACCGGCGGCGGGCCAACCCCAGGTTGGCGCAGGCGCTCAACCGGCGGCGGGCCAACCGCAGGGTGGTCCAGGCGCTCAACCGGCGGCGGGCCAACCGCAGGGTGGTCCAGGCGCTCAACCGGCGGCGGGCCAACCGCAGGGTGGTCCAGGCGCTCAACCGGCGGCGGGCCAACCGCAGGGTGGTCCAGGCGCTCAACCGGCTGCGGGCCAACCGCAGGGTGGCGCAGGCGCTCAACCGGCGGCGGGCCAACCGCAGGGTGGTCCAGGCGCTCAACCGGCGGCGGGCCAACCGCAGGGTGGTCCAGGCGCTCAACCGGCAGCGGGCCAACCGCAGGGTGGTCCAGGCGCTCAACCGGCGGCGGGCCAACCGCAGGGTGGTCCAGGCGCTCAACCGGCAGCGGGCCAACCGCAGGGTGGTCCAGGCGCTCAACAGGTGGACGGTCAACCGCAGGGTGGCCCGGGCGCTCAACCGGCAGCAGGCCAACCGCAGGGTGGTCCAGGCGCTCAACCGGCAGCAGGCCAACCGCAGGGTGGTCCAGGCGCTCAACAGGTGGACGGCCAACCGCAGGCTGCTGCAGGTGGACCGGTCAACGACCCAGTTGTTCCGCTGTGGCCACACATCCTGGACAACCCCCCTGTGTTCGGTGCTCATTTTCATGAACAAGTGCATATTCCGTGGGCATCTGGTGATGATGGTGGCCTTGGACGCGGCCGTGCCCTTGGTCTTTTTCGTGGACGCGGTGGTCGTGGTCGTCCACGTGGCCACGGGCGTGGTGGTCCCGTTTGAG ATCCTATGTTGA